From a region of the Castor canadensis chromosome 7, mCasCan1.hap1v2, whole genome shotgun sequence genome:
- the Ifnlr1 gene encoding interferon lambda receptor 1 isoform X1: MSGAGRWAPLILCLLQAAPGSPHLAPPLNVTLLSQNFSVYLTWLPGLGSLQNVTYFVSYQGSFTPRRWQKVEKCAGTRALVCSLMCLKKQDLYNKFKGRVQAVSGSARSPKVQSKYFDYLSEVEPAPPILVVTQMEKILGVNPTYQLPPCMPPLDLKYEVEFWKEGTGNKTLFPATPHGQPVYIPLQLTTSGRHCLRARTVYTFISPKYSDFSKSSCLVLEVPGASWVVLVLPLLLPLLVVAMGGMIWKRLQGNPWFQPARIPLALDFSGYRHPLATFRPSRPQILDDLFLHPQKKLTRRVRPAPQVRAPTTLAAESEDSLEDEDEDTDDSGSFQPYIFQPRFHGQEHHLAEHSEAEESGVHSGGIWMPTVPGKGSSAWDSSDRSWPSTVDSSPWDQARPSSYLTKTRPDQGPGRDRHQKPFPQLESSEDSDSLEEPLKGDLSWWATWGSPSPGRNLVPGEPPVSLQTFTFCWDSGPEEEEGEEEEGQEEEGEEEEGEEEEENEGERGPEDSRATSCRAEYLPRTGVKGRLLEHYLAR, from the exons ATGTCGGGGGCCGGCCGGTGGGCGCCCCTGATCCTGTGTCTGTTGCAGGCCGCCCCAG GAAGTCCCCATCTTGCTCCTCCCCTGAATGTGACACTGCTGTCTCAGAACTTCAGTGTGTACCTGACGTGGCTCCCTGGGCTTGGCAGCCTCCAGAATGTGACCTATTTCGTGTCCTATCAAGG CTCTTTCACCCCCAGACGGTGGCAAAAAGTGGAGAAGTGTGCAGGAACCAGGGCGCTGGTGTGTTCCCTGATGTGCCTGAAGAAACAGGACCTGTACAACAAATTCAAGGGACGTGTACAGGCAGTTTCTGGCAGTGCCAGGTCTCCTAAAGTGCAGTCCAAGTACTTCGATTACCTTTCTGAAG TGGAGCCAGCTCCACCCATCCTCGTGGTCACCCAGATGGAGAAGATCCTTGGTGTCAATCCCACCTATCAGCTGCCCCCATGCATGCCCCCGCTGGACCTGAAGTATGAGGTGGAATTCTGGAAGGAGGGCACTGGAAACAAG ACCCTATTTCCTGCCACCCCCCATGGCCAGCCAGTCTACATCCCACTCCAACTGACCACCAGTGGACGCCACTGCCTCAGAGCCAGGACTGTCTACACTTTCATTTCCCCCAAGTACAGTGACTTCTCTAAGTCCAGCTGCCTGGTCCTGGAGGTCCCAG GGGCCAGCTGGGTGGTCCTGGTGCTGCCCTTGCTTCTGCCACTATTAGTAGTTGCCATGGGAGGTATGATCTGGAAGCGCCTCCAGGGGAACCCCTGGTTTCAGCCAGCGAGGATACCTCTGGCCCTG GACTTTTCTGGATACAGACATCCTTTGGCAACCTTTCGGCCCAGTAGACCACAGATCCTGGATGACTTGTTCCTCCATCCCCAAAAGAAACTGACCAGAAGAGTCAGGCCGGCCCCTCAAGTCAGGGCCCCCACCACCTTAGCAGCAGAATCAGAGGACAGTCTTGAAGACGAGGATGAGGACACAGATGACAGTGGCAGCTTCCAGCCCTACATTTTCCAGCCCCGCTTCCATGGACAGGAGCACCACTTAGCTGAGCACTCTGAGGCAGAGGAGTCTGGGGTCCACTCAGGGGGGATCTGGATGCCAACAGTCCCTGGAAAAGGCTCCTCTGCTTGGGATTCTTCAGATAGGAGCTGGCCCAGCACTGTGGACTCCTCACCCTGGGATCAGGCCAGACCCTCCAGCTATTTGACCAAGACGAGACCAGACCAAGGACCTGGTAGGGACAGGCATCAGAAGCCCTTCCCACAACTAGAGTCCTCTGAGGACTCAGACTCCCTGGAAGAGCCCCTGAAGGGTGACCTCTCCTGGTGGGCCACCTGGGGCTCCCCATCCCCGGGGCGGAATCTGGTTCCTGGGGAGCCCCCAGTTTCTCTTCAGACGTTTACCTTCTGCTGGGACAGTGgcccagaggaagaggaaggagaagaagaggaaggacaggaggaggagggggaggaggaggagggggaggaggaagaggaaaatgagggTGAGAGAGGACCTGAGGACAGCCGTGCCACCAGCTGCCGAGCTGAGTACTTGCCAAGGACAGGGGTCAAGGGCAGGTTACTGGAGCATTACTTGGCCAGGTGA
- the Ifnlr1 gene encoding interferon lambda receptor 1 isoform X3 codes for MSGAGRWAPLILCLLQAAPGSPHLAPPLNVTLLSQNFSVYLTWLPGLGSLQNVTYFVSYQGSFTPRRWQKVEKCAGTRALVCSLMCLKKQDLYNKFKGRVQAVSGSARSPKVQSKYFDYLSEVEPAPPILVVTQMEKILGVNPTYQLPPCMPPLDLKYEVEFWKEGTGNKTLFPATPHGQPVYIPLQLTTSGRHCLRARTVYTFISPKYSDFSKSSCLVLEVPGLFWIQTSFGNLSAQ; via the exons ATGTCGGGGGCCGGCCGGTGGGCGCCCCTGATCCTGTGTCTGTTGCAGGCCGCCCCAG GAAGTCCCCATCTTGCTCCTCCCCTGAATGTGACACTGCTGTCTCAGAACTTCAGTGTGTACCTGACGTGGCTCCCTGGGCTTGGCAGCCTCCAGAATGTGACCTATTTCGTGTCCTATCAAGG CTCTTTCACCCCCAGACGGTGGCAAAAAGTGGAGAAGTGTGCAGGAACCAGGGCGCTGGTGTGTTCCCTGATGTGCCTGAAGAAACAGGACCTGTACAACAAATTCAAGGGACGTGTACAGGCAGTTTCTGGCAGTGCCAGGTCTCCTAAAGTGCAGTCCAAGTACTTCGATTACCTTTCTGAAG TGGAGCCAGCTCCACCCATCCTCGTGGTCACCCAGATGGAGAAGATCCTTGGTGTCAATCCCACCTATCAGCTGCCCCCATGCATGCCCCCGCTGGACCTGAAGTATGAGGTGGAATTCTGGAAGGAGGGCACTGGAAACAAG ACCCTATTTCCTGCCACCCCCCATGGCCAGCCAGTCTACATCCCACTCCAACTGACCACCAGTGGACGCCACTGCCTCAGAGCCAGGACTGTCTACACTTTCATTTCCCCCAAGTACAGTGACTTCTCTAAGTCCAGCTGCCTGGTCCTGGAGGTCCCAG GACTTTTCTGGATACAGACATCCTTTGGCAACCTTTCGGCCCAGTAG
- the Ifnlr1 gene encoding interferon lambda receptor 1 isoform X2, whose translation MCLKKQDLYNKFKGRVQAVSGSARSPKVQSKYFDYLSEVEPAPPILVVTQMEKILGVNPTYQLPPCMPPLDLKYEVEFWKEGTGNKTLFPATPHGQPVYIPLQLTTSGRHCLRARTVYTFISPKYSDFSKSSCLVLEVPGASWVVLVLPLLLPLLVVAMGGMIWKRLQGNPWFQPARIPLALDFSGYRHPLATFRPSRPQILDDLFLHPQKKLTRRVRPAPQVRAPTTLAAESEDSLEDEDEDTDDSGSFQPYIFQPRFHGQEHHLAEHSEAEESGVHSGGIWMPTVPGKGSSAWDSSDRSWPSTVDSSPWDQARPSSYLTKTRPDQGPGRDRHQKPFPQLESSEDSDSLEEPLKGDLSWWATWGSPSPGRNLVPGEPPVSLQTFTFCWDSGPEEEEGEEEEGQEEEGEEEEGEEEEENEGERGPEDSRATSCRAEYLPRTGVKGRLLEHYLAR comes from the exons ATGTGCCTGAAGAAACAGGACCTGTACAACAAATTCAAGGGACGTGTACAGGCAGTTTCTGGCAGTGCCAGGTCTCCTAAAGTGCAGTCCAAGTACTTCGATTACCTTTCTGAAG TGGAGCCAGCTCCACCCATCCTCGTGGTCACCCAGATGGAGAAGATCCTTGGTGTCAATCCCACCTATCAGCTGCCCCCATGCATGCCCCCGCTGGACCTGAAGTATGAGGTGGAATTCTGGAAGGAGGGCACTGGAAACAAG ACCCTATTTCCTGCCACCCCCCATGGCCAGCCAGTCTACATCCCACTCCAACTGACCACCAGTGGACGCCACTGCCTCAGAGCCAGGACTGTCTACACTTTCATTTCCCCCAAGTACAGTGACTTCTCTAAGTCCAGCTGCCTGGTCCTGGAGGTCCCAG GGGCCAGCTGGGTGGTCCTGGTGCTGCCCTTGCTTCTGCCACTATTAGTAGTTGCCATGGGAGGTATGATCTGGAAGCGCCTCCAGGGGAACCCCTGGTTTCAGCCAGCGAGGATACCTCTGGCCCTG GACTTTTCTGGATACAGACATCCTTTGGCAACCTTTCGGCCCAGTAGACCACAGATCCTGGATGACTTGTTCCTCCATCCCCAAAAGAAACTGACCAGAAGAGTCAGGCCGGCCCCTCAAGTCAGGGCCCCCACCACCTTAGCAGCAGAATCAGAGGACAGTCTTGAAGACGAGGATGAGGACACAGATGACAGTGGCAGCTTCCAGCCCTACATTTTCCAGCCCCGCTTCCATGGACAGGAGCACCACTTAGCTGAGCACTCTGAGGCAGAGGAGTCTGGGGTCCACTCAGGGGGGATCTGGATGCCAACAGTCCCTGGAAAAGGCTCCTCTGCTTGGGATTCTTCAGATAGGAGCTGGCCCAGCACTGTGGACTCCTCACCCTGGGATCAGGCCAGACCCTCCAGCTATTTGACCAAGACGAGACCAGACCAAGGACCTGGTAGGGACAGGCATCAGAAGCCCTTCCCACAACTAGAGTCCTCTGAGGACTCAGACTCCCTGGAAGAGCCCCTGAAGGGTGACCTCTCCTGGTGGGCCACCTGGGGCTCCCCATCCCCGGGGCGGAATCTGGTTCCTGGGGAGCCCCCAGTTTCTCTTCAGACGTTTACCTTCTGCTGGGACAGTGgcccagaggaagaggaaggagaagaagaggaaggacaggaggaggagggggaggaggaggagggggaggaggaagaggaaaatgagggTGAGAGAGGACCTGAGGACAGCCGTGCCACCAGCTGCCGAGCTGAGTACTTGCCAAGGACAGGGGTCAAGGGCAGGTTACTGGAGCATTACTTGGCCAGGTGA